One genomic segment of Syngnathus acus chromosome 1, fSynAcu1.2, whole genome shotgun sequence includes these proteins:
- the ufl1 gene encoding E3 UFM1-protein ligase 1 has protein sequence MASEWEEIRRLAADFQRAQFADTALRLSERDCIEIIARLVQDKKVEVVHTIDGKEYVTPAQISREIREELDRHGGRVNILELQQMINVNWVDVESRASDIAKSDRSVQLVLGQLVDDTYLNRVAEEVNDRLQEAGLIGISELCKSYDLPGDFLHDELAKRIGKVIQGELDQYSRGVIFTPAYVARHTAKIRGLFSAITRPTPVSGLLGAFGLQEHLLNGVLEELLTSGRLRGSVVGGRQDNAVYIPEIYSKTQNHWVDAFLQQNGYLEFDSLTRLGIPEPVGHIKKRFKDRKLLFLGAACVSQALVEQAEAEAEEAVNSATWSDMRGVLPSCLSDEDAAAAIEQAMRNADVQTAAVLLAGTVVVSQKWIGECLALFDRSVQERAQKEFKRNPVLLITEEDVKRAAVAENASGACKKDKREVERKGKGAAAEPAKAGGGGNAREIRTRKTKKKGKREEDEEESPAPPKKQEEAPFMTPEQIQAALEERLSGGGGGDFPQEILPELAEQLVRPLSKRYQEALRQLAASSACPLAPGANRKSVKDLQEELTNLYNNIRLFDKGAKLFSDETQALVAKHVLRSVGSRAANILVNFLAADLMMSVEEPAAMSAELRAKILSKVSDETKAPLMKLHNSLSAKSTADFLDNLESSAEACGFLLKKADKKKERAAFLLHRRTLAEQLKEARDPALVLHLTGALLFQDSTHCILHAPGRCVPQIVQVLAGRIPPEKHALLTLYQSLVVKQLTGRSQGRARDDPDRAPLEGDDQARLEDLTPQVKELVLSNNE, from the coding sequence ATTCGACGTCTTGCAGCTGATTTCCAGAGAGCTCAGTTTGCCGATACTGCGCTAAGGTTGTCGGAGAGGGATTGCATTGAAATCATTGCAAGACTTGTCCAAGACAAGAAAGTGGAGGTGGTGCACACGATCGACGGAAAAGAGTACGTCACCCCAGCGCAGATCAGCAGAGAAATCCGAGAGGAACTTGACCGCCATGGAGGCCGGGTGAACATTTTGGAGCTCCAGCAGATGATCAACGTCAATTGGGTCGACGTGGAAAGTCGAGCGAGTGACATTGCCAAGTCCGACAGAAGTGTCCAGCTTGTGCTCGGACAACTTGTCGATGACACCTACCTGAACCGCGTGGCCGAGGAAGTCAACGATCGACTCCAAGAAGCGGGCTTGATCGGCATTTCGGAGCTTTGCAAGAGCTACGACCTGCCGGGGGATTTCCTTCACGACGAGCTCGCCAAGCGCATCGGGAAAGTCATCCAAGGGGAATTGGATCAGTACAGTCGGGGTGTCATCTTCACGCCCGCCTATGTGGCCCGCCACACGGCCAAGATAAGAGGGCTATTCAGCGCCATCACCCGGCCGACGCCCGTCAGCGGCTTGCTTGGCGCCTTTGGCCTCCAGGAGCATCTCCTGAATGGCGTCCTGGAGGAGCTTCTGACAAGCGGACGCCTGCGAGGAAGCGTTGTCGGAGGGCGGCAGGACAACGCCGTCTACATCCCCGAAATCTACTCCAAAACGCAGAATCATTGGGTGGACGCTTTCCTCCAACAGAACGGATACTTGGAGTTTGATTCGTTGACCCGTCTGGGCATCCCCGAGCCCGTCGGCCACATCAAGAAGCGCTTCAAGGACCGCAAGCTACTCTTTCTGGGCGCGGCCTGCGTGAGCCAGGCTCTGGTGGAGCAGGCGGAGGCGGAGGCCGAGGAAGCCGTCAACTCGGCCACCTGGAGCGACATGCGAGGCGTCCTGCCCAGCTGCCTGTCGGACGAGGACGCGGCGGCCGCCATCGAGCAGGCCATGAGGAACGCCGACGTGCAAACGGCCGCCGTGCTCCTGGCGGGCACGGTCGTGGTCAGCCAAAAATGGATCGGCGAGTGCCTCGCTCTCTTCGACCGCTCCGTCCAAGAGCGGGCCCAGAAGGAGTTCAAGAGGAACCCCGTCCTGCTGATCACCGAAGAGGATGTGAAGCGAGCCGCCGTGGCGGAAAACGCCAGCGGAGCGTGCAAAAAGGACAAGCGGGAGGTGGAGCGCAAGGGAAAAGGCGCGGCGGCGGAGCCAGCCAAAGCGGGCGGAGGGGGCAACGCCAGAGAGATCCGAACCCGCAAAACCAAGAAGAAAGGCAAGCGAGAGGAAGACGAGGAAGAGAGCCCAGCTCCTCCCAAGAAGCAGGAGGAAGCCCCCTTCATGACGCCGGAGCAAATCCAAGCGGCGCTGGAGGAGCGcctgagcggcggcggcggcggcgacttTCCGCAAGAAATCTTGCCCGAGCTGGCCGAGCAATTGGTGCGGCCTTTGAGCAAACGCTACCAGGAAGCGCTGCGGCAGTTGGCGGCGTCCAGCGCCTGCCCGCTGGCGCCGGGCGCCAACAGGAAGTCTGTCAAGGATCTGCAGGAGGAGCTCACCAACCTGTACAACAACATCAGGCTCTTTGACAAAGGCGCCAAGTTGTTCTCCGACGAAACCCAGGCGCTGGTCGCCAAGCACGTCCTCAGAAGCGTGGGCAGCCGCGCCGCCAACATCCTGGTCAACTTCCTGGCCGCCGACCTGATGATGTCCGTGGAGGAGCCCGCCGCCATGAGCGCCGAGCTCCGCGCCAAGATTTTGTCCAAAGTGTCGGACGAGACCAAAGCGCCCCTGATGAAGCTGCACAACAGCCTGAGCGCTAAAAGCACGGCGGACTTTCTGGACAACTTGGAGAGCTCGGCGGAGGCGTGCGGCTTCCTGCTCAAGAAGGCCGACAAGAAAAAAGAGCGAGCGGCTTTCCTGCTGCATCGCCGCACTCTGGCCGAGCAGCTGAAAGAGGCCCGGGACCCGGCTCTGGTCCTCCACCTCACGGGCGCGCTGCTCTTCCAGGACAGCACGCACTGCATCCTGCACGCTCCGGGCCGCTGCGTGCCTCAAATCGTCCAGGTCCTGGCGGGCCGCATCCCCCCGGAGAAGCACGCCCTGCTCACCCTCTATCAGAGCCTGGTGGTGAAGCAGCTGACCGGCCGCAGTCAAGGACGAGCGCGCGACGACCCGGACCGGGCCCCCTTGGAGGGCGATGACCAGGCCCGCTTGGAGGATTTGACGCCGCAAGTCAAGGAGCTGGTGCTTTCCAACAATGAATGA